AAGCTCCTCGGCGCGCTTGAGCTTAGAAGTTTTGCCCTCCCAAGGCCCTGAGACCAAGATGGTGGTCTTCTTTGTCACGTTCTTTGCCACATGGGCGCCCTGTTGCGCCATCGCAGACCAAAGCTGGCCCTTGGAATAGGGCTCGAAATCACCAGAAAGCACCACCGTTTGGCCAAAGAGGTTGCCGGCTGGATCTGCCTCGGTATTTGCCTCTGGGATCTCATCGGGCGTTGCCACCTTGGCCCAGGGTTGGCGAGGCTTCTTGGGTTTTTGAGATTGCTCTGGTGTTAGCGCTGCGATTTCTACGTCGTCATTGGCATCGACGTTTCGATCACGCAGCACCGGATAGACCTTGGATGCATCAAGGTGGCCAAGTTGGAAACCAAACCCGTGCATCACGCTGCCCAAATCGCCTTCGATGTCCTTACGTTGGGCCAGGGCGATCACGATGCCGGCGCAGGCCTCGGCATCAGCACCTGCATCATGGTGGCGTTGCAACATCACATCTAAGGCCTTGGCCACCGTGGGCAGGCGGTGATTGATCACGTCGAGCTTTGCCGCGCGAGCAAGGGCTAAGGAGCAGCCAAAATCAATAGCTGGCACCTCAATGTCTGCGGCAATGCAGGCCCGACGCAGTGCTGTCATGTCGAATTGCGCATTGTGCGCCAGCAGTGGTGAGCCATCCATCCACGATTCCAGCTTGTGCATGGCCTCGGAAAAATCTGGGGCATCTGCTACATCTTCAGCGGTGATGCCGTGGATGGCGATATTGGCTTCTTCGAAGTTGCCGAGCTTGGCAGGTGGCTTGCACAGCCAGGCGTCTTGAGCAACAACGGCTCCGTCGCGAACTTGGCATACCCCGATCTGGCAGATTGAGCCCCAATCGGCGTTGGCGGTTTCTACATCCACTGCAAGGAAATCAAGCCCTGGCACTACCACGATGGGTGCGAGCTCACCTTTGGCGGCGGCCTGCAGCGCGCTTAGGCATCGCTGCTGTTCTTTTTGGGCGCCGGGGGCAAAGGGGATGCGCACGTCAGCGATGCTGAGTTCGCCCATGGTGGTGGCAGTTGGCTGTGCTGTTTGGTTGATGGCTTGGGCATCGTTGAGCAAAAGGTGCTGGTCGCTGGCTCCGAGGGCGCGCTGAAGCACCGAGTAGCGCAGCCTTAACTGTTGGCCATTGAGTTGCACATGGCATCCGTGGGCTTGGAATTCAGCAGCGGGCATTGGGGTTCCTTCAGGCTACAAGCTGTATTCGTCGGTGGGTTTCTTTTGCTCTGGCTCGACCATACGCAACAACATTGAGGTGCGAGCGGGAAGCTCGATGGTGCCACCTGATTGAATGATCAGCGCTTCTTCCGGGTGCCCTGTGTCTTGGTCGGTATCAACGATCATCTTCCAGGACGCACCGTATTGCTCGCCG
This window of the Corynebacterium pseudopelargi genome carries:
- a CDS encoding exonuclease domain-containing protein, whose translation is MPAAEFQAHGCHVQLNGQQLRLRYSVLQRALGASDQHLLLNDAQAINQTAQPTATTMGELSIADVRIPFAPGAQKEQQRCLSALQAAAKGELAPIVVVPGLDFLAVDVETANADWGSICQIGVCQVRDGAVVAQDAWLCKPPAKLGNFEEANIAIHGITAEDVADAPDFSEAMHKLESWMDGSPLLAHNAQFDMTALRRACIAADIEVPAIDFGCSLALARAAKLDVINHRLPTVAKALDVMLQRHHDAGADAEACAGIVIALAQRKDIEGDLGSVMHGFGFQLGHLDASKVYPVLRDRNVDANDDVEIAALTPEQSQKPKKPRQPWAKVATPDEIPEANTEADPAGNLFGQTVVLSGDFEPYSKGQLWSAMAQQGAHVAKNVTKKTTILVSGPWEGKTSKLKRAEELQAQGQKLEIWSKEELVTQLGLEEDPPF